The nucleotide window TTCCACTTTATATGATTATGAAATATTCAAAATTGGAGAAGGAGAGAATAAAAAATAAAGCAATAGTTCAATATAAAGATAACTTAAAAAATATTATGCCTTCTGTATTTAGACAACTTTTTATAACGTTTTTATTAGTTTTTATAGGATTTGGTGTTTTTTTATATATCGTTACAAAATCTCTTGTATTTTCCATTACAGTAACAACAGTTATGGTTCTTATGATTTGTTTTATAGGATTTTATAAATTTCCCGCCTATATATGTGAAGATGGCCTATATTTCAATCAATATTATACATGGAAAGGATTTAACGGATATGAAAGAATTGGAGATACCATAAAGTTAATTGGTAAAAAGTATATAACTCCTGATATTTATTTAAAAGATAAAAATGGGGAGATTGAAGAGATTCTTAAAAAATACTTTAAATATTAAAAACATTAACTACCAGATTTTTCCAAAAATTTGAGAAATATTTTAATTCCAAATAATATTGAACTAAAAGATTTAGGGGGATAATTTTGCAAAGATTATTGAAAATGTTAGTATCTTCTAAAAAAAGATACAAAATAATTTTGAATCTATCCGATGTTCCCAAACCACTTACAAAGTTGTCAAAAGCCCTTGGTATAAAACCTTCAAATCTTTTGCCTCATCTAAGAGCTCTTGAATTTGAAGGATTGGT belongs to Methanotorris formicicus Mc-S-70 and includes:
- a CDS encoding ArsR family transcriptional regulator, with the translated sequence MQRLLKMLVSSKKRYKIILNLSDVPKPLTKLSKALGIKPSNLLPHLRALEFEGLVKSENGKYKLTESGS